Below is a window of Deltaproteobacteria bacterium DNA.
GAAGGCCGTGAGCACCAAAACCGCGAGGATGGCGAGCATGACGTAGAAGATGGTCATATTGTCTATGACGATGACGAATCTGCCCCGGGTGTGCGTCAGCCGTACTTCGTACCACAAGATGAGCTGTTGGATCAGCACGACCAGGCCGAAAGTAAATATGGAAAAATAGATACCTTTCAGTCTCAGGGTCAAAGCACCGACCAGCAGAGCGAGACCGCAACTGGCCAGGGCGCCGGCCACGATGACTGCCGGCAGAGGCAGAACCTTTCCCAGTACGGCCGAAGTATAGATGCCGATCCCGAGAAAGGCCGCCGGTGCCAGCGAGATGTTGCCCGTGGGACCGGAAAACATCACCCAGGCTACCGTCAAGGCGACATACATGATGATGGCGGTCACCAGGATGATCGTGTATTCGGACCCGTAAAGGGGCAGTAAAGCAATGGCGAAGAGGATCAGGACCGCCAATCCCCATGCATACAGATTCTTAAGAATAATC
It encodes the following:
- a CDS encoding branched-chain amino acid ABC transporter permease; the protein is MNTPSIILKNLYAWGLAVLILFAIALLPLYGSEYTIILVTAIIMYVALTVAWVMFSGPTGNISLAPAAFLGIGIYTSAVLGKVLPLPAVIVAGALASCGLALLVGALTLRLKGIYFSIFTFGLVVLIQQLILWYEVRLTHTRGRFVIVIDNMTIFYVMLAILAVLVLTAFLIRESKFGLALKSIGEDDEAAAHSGVNVTVLKTIMFGVSAFFMGATGAIMATKWTYIDPYIAFNPLFSFMPVLMAIFGGMGTFYGPILGAAIFAYIEEVLITEFPYYYMLIFGIILVVAILYLPGGLVGLVQKWRKGGPA